In Streptomyces sp. NBC_01426, one genomic interval encodes:
- a CDS encoding MbtH family protein, which translates to MSTNPFDDAEGRFQVLVNDEGQHSLWPSFAEAPGGWVIALEETTRDACLEFIESRWTDLRPRSLAAAVDA; encoded by the coding sequence ATGAGCACCAACCCGTTCGACGACGCCGAAGGCCGCTTCCAGGTCCTGGTGAACGACGAGGGCCAGCACTCCCTCTGGCCTTCCTTCGCCGAGGCGCCCGGAGGGTGGGTGATCGCCCTTGAGGAGACCACCCGCGACGCGTGCCTGGAGTTCATCGAGTCCCGTTGGACCGACCTCCGCCCCCGGTCCCTCGCGGCGGCCGTCGACGCCTGA
- the argJ gene encoding bifunctional glutamate N-acetyltransferase/amino-acid acetyltransferase ArgJ, translated as MSVTAAQGFLASGVTAGIKESGDPDLALVVNRGPSRAAAGVFTSNRVQAAPVRWSRHALADGRLSAVVLNSGGANACTGPGGTEDAREMAERTARAVDAVPGEVAVCSTGLIGIRLPMDRVTDGIAAAAERLSPEGGEEAAVAIKTTDSVHKTAVAAGADWTVGGMAKGAGMLAPGLATMLVVLTTDADVSADVLDSALREAVRTTFDRVDSDGCMSTNDTVLLLASGASRVTPDPADLTAAVHAVCQDLARQLVADAEGASKEIEVEVVGAASEADAVEVGRSIARNNLLKCALHGEDPNWGRVLSAIGTTSARFDPDLLDVAINGVWVCRDGSEGEPRDKVDLSDRRITVTVDLRSGDSRATIWTNDLTAEYVHENSAYSS; from the coding sequence GTGAGCGTGACCGCCGCACAGGGATTCCTCGCCAGCGGAGTGACCGCCGGCATCAAGGAATCCGGTGATCCGGACCTGGCCCTTGTGGTGAACCGGGGACCGTCGCGCGCCGCCGCTGGTGTCTTCACCTCGAACCGTGTGCAGGCCGCGCCCGTGCGCTGGTCCCGCCACGCGCTCGCCGACGGGCGGCTCTCCGCCGTCGTCCTCAACTCCGGGGGTGCGAACGCCTGTACGGGACCCGGCGGCACCGAGGACGCCCGGGAGATGGCCGAGCGCACGGCCCGGGCCGTGGACGCGGTCCCGGGCGAGGTGGCGGTGTGTTCCACCGGCCTGATCGGCATCCGACTGCCGATGGACCGGGTGACGGACGGCATCGCCGCGGCCGCCGAACGACTGTCCCCCGAAGGGGGCGAAGAGGCCGCCGTCGCCATCAAGACGACCGACTCCGTCCACAAGACGGCGGTCGCCGCCGGCGCCGACTGGACGGTCGGCGGCATGGCGAAGGGCGCCGGCATGCTCGCCCCCGGCCTCGCCACCATGCTGGTCGTCCTGACCACGGATGCCGACGTGAGCGCGGACGTACTCGACTCGGCGCTGCGCGAGGCGGTGCGCACCACCTTCGACCGGGTGGACTCGGACGGCTGCATGTCCACCAACGACACCGTGCTGCTGCTCGCCTCGGGCGCCTCGCGTGTCACGCCCGACCCCGCCGACCTCACCGCTGCCGTCCACGCCGTGTGCCAGGACCTGGCACGCCAGTTGGTGGCGGACGCCGAGGGCGCCTCGAAGGAGATCGAGGTCGAGGTCGTCGGCGCGGCCTCGGAGGCGGACGCCGTGGAGGTGGGCCGCTCCATCGCCCGGAACAACCTCCTCAAATGCGCGCTGCACGGCGAGGACCCCAACTGGGGCCGGGTGCTGTCCGCGATCGGCACCACGTCGGCCCGCTTCGACCCGGACCTGTTGGACGTGGCGATCAACGGTGTCTGGGTGTGCCGGGACGGATCCGAGGGCGAGCCGCGCGACAAGGTCGACCTGTCCGACCGCCGGATCACCGTCACCGTCGACCTGCGCTCCGGTGACTCCCGCGCCACCATCTGGACCAACGACCTGACGGCCGAGTACGTCCACGAGAACAGCGCCTACAGCTCGTGA
- the argB gene encoding acetylglutamate kinase gives MKTPAALSVSPDLPWLEELQGRTVVVKFGGNAMIDPSLHRTFAQDVVELWHAGLRPVVVHGGGPQISALLDRLGLEVRFEAGLRVTTPETMDVVRMVLTGQVQRELVGAINAHGPFAVGMSGEDAHTMTAVRRPAWVDGRSVDIGLVGDVVAVDAATIGALLEQGRIPVVSPVARGEDGQVYNVNADLAASALAVALGAERLVMMTDVEGLYADWPHSAEVIDRLTAGELDALLPELASGMLPKMEGCLRAVRNGVAKARVIDGRVPHALLRGVFTEEGPGTTVVPDDGPGPEGSGGKEDGA, from the coding sequence ATGAAGACACCGGCCGCCCTGTCGGTCTCCCCGGACCTCCCGTGGCTGGAGGAGCTCCAGGGCCGGACGGTGGTCGTCAAGTTCGGCGGCAACGCCATGATCGATCCCTCCCTGCACCGCACGTTCGCCCAGGACGTGGTGGAGCTGTGGCACGCGGGCCTGCGGCCCGTCGTCGTGCACGGCGGCGGACCCCAGATCAGCGCACTGCTCGACCGGCTCGGTCTGGAGGTGCGTTTCGAGGCGGGGCTGCGGGTGACCACACCGGAGACGATGGACGTCGTGCGCATGGTGCTCACGGGCCAGGTCCAGCGCGAACTCGTCGGGGCCATCAACGCCCACGGGCCGTTCGCCGTGGGCATGTCCGGCGAGGACGCGCACACCATGACCGCCGTGCGGCGTCCGGCCTGGGTGGACGGCCGGTCGGTGGACATCGGCCTGGTCGGCGACGTGGTGGCCGTGGACGCCGCGACGATAGGCGCGCTGCTGGAGCAGGGCCGCATCCCCGTGGTGTCACCCGTCGCGCGCGGCGAGGACGGTCAGGTCTACAACGTCAACGCCGACCTGGCGGCGTCGGCCCTGGCCGTGGCCCTCGGGGCCGAGCGGCTGGTGATGATGACCGACGTCGAGGGACTGTACGCGGACTGGCCACACAGCGCCGAGGTGATAGATCGCCTGACGGCCGGTGAACTGGACGCACTGCTGCCCGAACTCGCGAGCGGCATGCTCCCGAAGATGGAGGGCTGCCTGCGCGCCGTACGCAACGGCGTCGCCAAGGCGCGCGTCATCGACGGCCGGGTGCCCCACGCACTGCTGCGCGGTGTCTTCACGGAGGAAGGACCCGGCACCACGGTGGTGCCGGACGACGGACCCGGGCCCGAGGGGTCCGGCGGCAAGGAGGACGGCGCGTGA
- a CDS encoding acetylornithine transaminase — MMDTYGTPPLALVRGEGSTVWDEDGRAYTDFTGGIAVNALGHAHPALVSAVRDQVERLGHVSNLFVSQPPVALAERLLALLGRPGRVFFANSGAEAVEAAFKIARRTGRTHVVATEGGFHGRTMGALALTGQPSKRDPFLPLPAEVTHVRHGDTAALRAAVTERTAAVFLEPVQGEAGVVIPPEGYLRAAREITRATGSLLVLDEVQTGIGRTGHWFAHQAEPGAEPDVITLAKGLGGGLPIGATIAFGAAAELLTPGQHGSTFGGNPISCAAGLAVLDTIEKEGLLAHAVRVGERLGSGIEALAHPLVREVRGAGLLLGIALDRPVAARVQRAAQDAGFLVNAAGPDVVRLAPALTLPEEQADALVAALPAILDAAYDHDHPASTGT; from the coding sequence ATGATGGACACCTACGGCACGCCCCCGCTGGCCCTCGTCAGGGGTGAGGGCAGCACGGTGTGGGACGAAGACGGCCGTGCCTACACGGACTTCACCGGCGGAATCGCCGTCAACGCCCTCGGACACGCCCACCCGGCCCTGGTCTCGGCCGTCCGGGACCAGGTCGAACGCCTCGGCCACGTGTCGAACCTGTTCGTCTCGCAACCGCCCGTCGCCCTGGCGGAACGGCTGCTGGCCCTGCTGGGCAGGCCGGGCCGGGTGTTCTTCGCGAACTCGGGCGCCGAGGCGGTCGAAGCCGCCTTCAAGATCGCCCGCAGGACCGGTCGCACGCACGTGGTCGCGACGGAGGGAGGGTTCCACGGGCGCACCATGGGCGCGTTGGCGCTCACCGGCCAGCCGTCCAAGCGGGACCCGTTCCTGCCCCTGCCCGCCGAGGTCACGCACGTCCGCCACGGCGACACGGCGGCGCTCCGCGCGGCCGTCACGGAGCGCACCGCGGCCGTCTTCCTCGAACCGGTGCAGGGCGAGGCCGGAGTCGTCATCCCGCCCGAGGGGTACCTGCGGGCCGCCCGCGAGATCACCCGGGCCACGGGCAGCCTGCTCGTCCTGGACGAGGTGCAGACCGGGATCGGCCGCACCGGCCACTGGTTCGCGCACCAGGCCGAGCCGGGAGCGGAGCCCGACGTGATCACCCTGGCGAAGGGCCTGGGCGGTGGTCTGCCCATCGGCGCCACGATCGCCTTCGGCGCCGCCGCCGAGCTGCTGACCCCCGGTCAGCACGGGTCCACCTTCGGCGGCAACCCGATCTCCTGCGCCGCCGGACTCGCCGTCCTGGACACCATCGAGAAGGAGGGGCTGCTCGCCCATGCCGTACGGGTGGGGGAGCGGCTCGGGAGCGGCATCGAGGCACTCGCCCACCCGCTGGTCCGAGAAGTGCGAGGCGCCGGGCTGCTCTTGGGCATCGCTCTCGACCGGCCGGTCGCCGCGCGGGTCCAACGGGCCGCACAGGACGCCGGGTTCCTCGTGAACGCGGCCGGACCGGACGTCGTACGGCTCGCGCCCGCCCTGACCCTGCCCGAGGAGCAGGCCGATGCCCTGGTGGCGGCACTGCCCGCGATCCTCGACGCCGCGTACGACCACGACCACCCGGCATCCACCGGCACCTGA
- a CDS encoding MerR family transcriptional regulator: protein MHSSFIPPRQVKIGDAAAFVGTTPRAIRHYHEIGLLPEPERGGDDRRRYGYDDMIRLLWIRKMADAGVALDDIRDAFADTASAGAAGDHGIARILERLEDTLVAQEAELRRQRTAVRRMRVEGSRVGLLSDFVTGRLKSLPEGSLRQADLDSLLVTERMFGPLGAAVQATRFIALATHPELREESDRVDAAEEALDDTIDVDDPRVSRVAAERHSFETVLQAVIEDSGLARSDDALFDSWDALHPDPDPDPATATADEDEDEAGHGPGRGQGSMSAFEAIAKMPYDFSPARLRCMELAEELTARESPASGDGP, encoded by the coding sequence ATGCATTCGTCCTTCATCCCGCCGCGCCAGGTGAAGATCGGTGACGCGGCGGCCTTCGTCGGCACCACACCGCGGGCGATCCGTCACTACCATGAGATCGGTCTGCTCCCCGAGCCCGAGCGGGGCGGTGACGACCGCCGCCGCTACGGCTACGACGACATGATCCGGCTCCTGTGGATCCGCAAGATGGCCGACGCCGGGGTCGCCCTGGACGACATCCGTGACGCCTTCGCCGACACGGCTTCCGCAGGTGCCGCCGGCGACCACGGCATCGCGCGCATCCTGGAGCGGCTGGAGGACACCCTCGTCGCCCAGGAGGCAGAGCTGCGGCGGCAGCGAACCGCCGTGCGGCGCATGCGCGTCGAAGGCAGCAGGGTCGGCCTGCTCTCCGACTTCGTCACCGGCCGCCTCAAGAGCCTGCCCGAGGGCTCCCTGCGCCAGGCGGACCTGGACAGCCTGCTGGTCACCGAGCGGATGTTCGGCCCGCTCGGTGCGGCCGTCCAGGCCACCCGTTTCATCGCCCTGGCCACCCACCCGGAACTGCGGGAGGAATCCGACCGTGTGGATGCCGCCGAGGAGGCACTCGACGACACGATCGACGTCGATGACCCCCGCGTGTCCCGGGTGGCTGCCGAACGGCACTCCTTCGAAACGGTGCTGCAAGCCGTCATCGAGGATTCCGGCCTGGCGCGGAGCGACGATGCGCTCTTCGACTCCTGGGACGCCTTGCACCCCGACCCCGACCCCGACCCCGCCACCGCTACCGCTGATGAGGACGAGGACGAGGCCGGCCACGGCCCGGGCAGGGGGCAGGGGTCCATGAGCGCATTCGAAGCCATCGCCAAGATGCCCTACGACTTCTCCCCGGCCCGCCTGCGCTGCATGGAACTGGCCGAGGAACTCACCGCCCGGGAGTCACCCGCTTCCGGGGACGGGCCCTAG
- a CDS encoding GNAT family N-acetyltransferase, giving the protein MTTATLPAAAPSPRAIATRRRDAPDFSVRPAHRDEGPELAALSWPFVRAGALRERPLSLYLSRASDFLVAQAPDGSLEGCLALREHSAAGVLYNFCVAGHRQGTGMGARLLHAAFAAARARSMATLFTATTGSGRLFLRHGFVPTSPSLAPTAWARSLDPERNAHVLSRAL; this is encoded by the coding sequence TTGACCACGGCCACGCTGCCCGCCGCCGCGCCGTCGCCCCGCGCCATCGCCACCCGGCGCCGCGACGCCCCCGACTTCTCCGTACGACCGGCGCACCGGGACGAAGGCCCCGAACTCGCCGCCCTCTCGTGGCCGTTCGTCCGCGCGGGGGCGCTGCGCGAGCGCCCCCTCTCCCTCTACCTCTCCCGGGCGTCCGACTTCCTCGTCGCCCAAGCCCCCGACGGGAGCCTCGAAGGCTGCCTCGCGCTGCGCGAACACTCCGCCGCCGGCGTGTTGTACAACTTCTGCGTCGCGGGCCACCGGCAGGGCACGGGCATGGGTGCCCGCCTGCTGCACGCGGCGTTCGCCGCGGCGCGCGCCCGCTCGATGGCGACGCTGTTCACGGCGACGACGGGCAGTGGCCGCCTCTTCCTGCGCCACGGATTCGTCCCGACCAGCCCGAGCCTGGCGCCGACCGCCTGGGCGCGGTCCCTGGACCCCGAACGCAACGCGCACGTCCTGTCCCGCGCCCTGTAG
- a CDS encoding MFS transporter: MAIDTHTTLTGPQSAAEGGDRLTGRARLVLFVLCAAQFMVALDFSVLNVALPVLGKDLGLSPSALQWAVTAFALPSGGFLLLFGRIADLHGRKRLFLTGLALFGAASLLTTLAWDPASFLTGRVLQGLGAAVIVPTGMSLLTTTFPEGPLRDKALGISGTLLSLGFTVGMVLGGVMTDTLGWRSTMGLLAAASVVVLAVAPRLLPESRTPERPRLDVPGAVTVTGGLLALIYALSTAAQRGFHGADVWVTLIAGPLLLVAFVVVESRSAAPLVSLPMLKRRTVAWGNLGGLVTFSMMSTVVFVLTLYLQETLHLSAFLTGLVFGVQGLASVVAGSYAPRVIGRFGARRTLVASLFGQGVFTAALLAVGTGSGALLATVAVSLASMCHLGAIISYGVTVTSGVRDAEQGLATGLVTTTQQVGITIGIPLLGVLATTGPSLFDGTRLVLAVDAAIVIAAAVLAALGLGLGTKAARASALPGPAGPAA; this comes from the coding sequence ATGGCAATCGACACACACACCACGCTCACCGGGCCGCAGTCGGCCGCCGAGGGGGGCGACCGGCTCACCGGCCGGGCCAGACTCGTCCTCTTCGTCCTGTGCGCCGCCCAGTTCATGGTGGCGCTCGACTTCTCCGTGCTGAACGTCGCCCTGCCGGTCCTCGGCAAGGACCTGGGCCTGAGCCCGTCCGCCCTGCAGTGGGCGGTCACCGCGTTCGCGCTTCCCTCCGGGGGCTTCCTGCTGCTCTTCGGCCGGATCGCCGACCTGCACGGACGCAAGAGGCTCTTCCTCACCGGGCTCGCGCTCTTCGGCGCCGCCTCGCTGCTCACCACCCTCGCCTGGGACCCGGCGTCCTTCCTGACCGGCCGCGTGCTCCAGGGCCTCGGCGCGGCGGTCATCGTGCCGACGGGCATGTCCCTGCTGACGACGACCTTCCCCGAGGGCCCGCTGCGCGACAAGGCGCTCGGCATCTCCGGCACCCTGCTCTCGCTCGGCTTCACGGTCGGCATGGTGCTCGGCGGCGTCATGACGGACACGTTGGGCTGGCGGTCCACGATGGGGCTGCTCGCCGCGGCGTCGGTCGTCGTCCTCGCCGTCGCCCCGCGCCTGCTGCCCGAGTCCCGCACTCCCGAGCGGCCGCGCCTGGACGTGCCGGGGGCGGTCACGGTCACCGGCGGGCTGCTCGCCCTGATCTACGCCCTGTCCACGGCCGCCCAGCGTGGTTTCCACGGCGCGGACGTCTGGGTGACGCTGATCGCCGGTCCGCTCCTGCTCGTCGCCTTCGTCGTGGTGGAGTCCAGGTCCGCCGCCCCGCTCGTCTCCCTGCCGATGCTCAAGCGGCGCACGGTGGCCTGGGGCAACCTCGGCGGGCTGGTGACCTTCTCGATGATGTCCACGGTCGTCTTCGTTCTGACCCTGTACCTCCAGGAGACCCTGCACCTGTCGGCGTTCCTGACGGGTCTGGTGTTCGGGGTCCAGGGCCTCGCGTCGGTGGTCGCCGGCTCGTACGCGCCCCGGGTCATCGGACGGTTCGGCGCCCGACGCACGCTGGTCGCCTCGCTGTTCGGGCAGGGCGTGTTCACCGCGGCGCTGCTCGCCGTGGGCACGGGTTCGGGCGCGCTGTTGGCGACCGTTGCCGTATCGCTGGCCAGCATGTGCCACCTCGGCGCGATCATCTCGTACGGGGTCACCGTGACGAGCGGGGTGCGCGACGCGGAACAGGGCCTGGCCACCGGCCTGGTCACCACCACCCAGCAGGTCGGGATCACCATCGGGATCCCGCTGCTCGGCGTCCTCGCCACCACCGGTCCCTCGCTCTTCGACGGAACCCGTCTGGTGCTCGCGGTCGACGCGGCGATCGTCATCGCGGCGGCGGTTCTGGCGGCGCTGGGTCTGGGCCTGGGCACGAAGGCCGCCCGCGCCTCGGCTCTGCCGGGTCCGGCCGGTCCCGCCGCGTGA
- a CDS encoding helix-turn-helix transcriptional regulator: MSRRARITPAVAGLPDGGARRRTPGLRREEVAVLAGVGVSWYQWLEQGRDITVSPQVLDAVARVLRLTSAERRHLYVLAGLNPPVLEVAAADRDMCHGLKRLIDAWMPFPAHIMDVYWNTVMYNDAAALVLGMRPEIVQNCLIAFFTDPLYRARSKHWEEVACHVVAQFRAACSECPDDEGFRSVVEEAKEASPEFTELWERRDIRPGGLLRKEIEHPVVGALFFESTQLRVPARPDLGIVLHTPLPEAATAEKLDWLTSPEGRRGVLYPLAG, translated from the coding sequence ATGAGCCGGCGGGCCCGGATCACCCCGGCGGTGGCCGGACTGCCGGACGGCGGGGCCCGCCGCCGCACCCCCGGGCTGCGCAGGGAGGAGGTCGCCGTCCTCGCCGGGGTCGGGGTCTCCTGGTACCAGTGGCTGGAGCAGGGCCGTGACATCACCGTCTCCCCCCAGGTCCTCGACGCGGTGGCCCGGGTCCTCAGGCTGACCAGCGCCGAACGCCGGCACCTGTACGTGCTGGCCGGGCTCAATCCGCCCGTGCTCGAAGTGGCGGCGGCCGACCGGGACATGTGCCACGGGCTGAAGCGGTTGATCGACGCGTGGATGCCGTTCCCCGCGCACATCATGGACGTCTACTGGAACACCGTGATGTACAACGACGCGGCCGCCCTCGTGCTCGGCATGCGCCCGGAGATCGTGCAGAACTGCCTGATCGCCTTCTTCACCGACCCCCTCTACCGGGCCCGTTCCAAGCACTGGGAGGAAGTCGCCTGCCACGTCGTCGCCCAGTTCCGGGCGGCGTGCTCGGAGTGCCCCGACGACGAGGGGTTCCGCTCGGTCGTGGAGGAGGCCAAGGAGGCCAGCCCGGAGTTCACCGAGCTGTGGGAGCGGCGGGACATCCGGCCCGGCGGACTGCTCCGCAAGGAGATCGAGCACCCCGTCGTGGGCGCGCTCTTCTTCGAGTCGACCCAACTGCGCGTTCCGGCCCGCCCCGACCTGGGGATCGTCCTGCACACCCCGCTGCCGGAGGCGGCCACGGCGGAGAAACTGGACTGGCTGACGTCGCCGGAGGGGCGGCGGGGGGTCTTGTACCCGCTCGCGGGCTGA
- a CDS encoding oxygenase MpaB family protein translates to MATSGAPDPGLYGPGSVTWQCHGDPMMWIAGVRALYLQALHPLAVRGVMENSDFRRDAWGRLLRTADFVGTLTYGTTEAAEHAGARVRGIHRKLSATDPATGARVPVDDPGLLLWVHCAQIDSFLHVLRRSGLPLTADQADRYVDENRVNARLVGLDPAEVPADTSALAAYFERIRPELAAGPDARAVDDFLRGPPVHPLLVPGRNLLWRPLAGLAYGSLPGYAHRLYGRPAPAPRVVTRNLRLTGRVLRGIPAGLRWQLPPGHILKAMRRMGPDTRPSAYTLRMSAAILDRPGRA, encoded by the coding sequence ATGGCGACGAGCGGCGCACCCGATCCCGGGCTGTACGGCCCCGGATCCGTCACCTGGCAGTGCCACGGGGACCCGATGATGTGGATCGCCGGGGTCCGCGCACTGTACCTCCAGGCCCTGCACCCGCTCGCGGTCCGCGGGGTCATGGAGAACAGCGACTTCCGGCGGGACGCGTGGGGCCGGCTGCTGCGCACCGCCGACTTCGTCGGCACCCTCACCTACGGGACCACCGAGGCCGCGGAGCACGCCGGCGCCCGGGTGCGCGGGATCCACCGGAAACTGTCCGCCACGGACCCCGCCACCGGCGCGCGGGTCCCCGTGGACGACCCGGGGCTGCTGCTGTGGGTGCACTGCGCGCAGATCGACAGCTTCCTGCACGTCCTGCGCCGCTCGGGCCTTCCCCTCACCGCCGACCAGGCCGACCGGTACGTGGACGAGAACCGCGTCAACGCCCGCCTCGTCGGGCTGGACCCCGCCGAGGTCCCCGCCGACACCAGCGCCCTCGCGGCCTACTTCGAACGGATCCGGCCGGAACTCGCGGCCGGCCCCGACGCGCGGGCCGTGGACGACTTCCTGCGGGGCCCGCCCGTCCATCCCCTCCTCGTGCCTGGCCGAAACCTGCTGTGGCGCCCCCTGGCCGGGCTCGCCTACGGATCGCTCCCCGGATACGCGCACCGGCTGTACGGCAGACCCGCCCCGGCCCCACGAGTCGTCACCCGTAACCTGCGTCTCACAGGACGCGTCCTGCGCGGCATTCCCGCAGGTCTGCGTTGGCAACTCCCACCAGGTCACATCTTGAAAGCGATGCGTCGCATGGGCCCCGATACCCGCCCCTCGGCGTACACACTGCGTATGTCAGCGGCCATACTGGACCGGCCGGGGAGGGCGTAG
- a CDS encoding serine/threonine-protein kinase: MAESRLIQGRYRSLDLIGRGGMGEVWRARDESLGRQVAVKCLKPPGPEQDGHFTQVLRERFRREARVAASLQHRGVTVVHDFGDDSAAGGPLYLVMELLEGRNLSQLLEDNEARPLPVDVVLDVAEQMAAALGYTHDQGVVHRDLKPANIMRLTDGTVKICDFGIARLAHDIGFTAKLTGGGMAMGTPHYMSPEQIAGGEVDHSSDLYSLGCVLYEIATGAPPFDLGDSWSVLVGHRDTLPVPLREHRPELPEHFERLVLDLLAKRPEDRPGDARHLHRLLVEARLGPGGTVGAPAPLPAWAAGMTAGRKAGLDARRASGEWAVLTGSWTAIRADGTRPIVRPDAAADPRLTAAYGLPRAPSPEPGDPDHPDALAAGHTRAFTLSRAGRPEEALAAYATVARGRARALGPDHPDTLAARQEEAYELGRLGRHREAYEVYGAVLAARARTMGPRHPDTLRCRHNLACAMGALGRYADAHRIAAEVAADRAEVLGAEHADTLLTRYEVAYALGRLDRWEDALAAFRQVAAVRERVLGRDHPDALAARYEVAIALGRTGRPADAVELLRTLVRDRTRAYGAVDPETLRARHVLGVNLGRLERWDEAVAEAREVGGARAESLGPEHPDTLVSRRELAVGLGRLGRWDEALPIYRELSGIRERSLGDEHPDTALAHADEAHCLERLGQVCYQEP, encoded by the coding sequence ATGGCGGAGTCCAGACTGATCCAGGGCCGGTACCGGTCGCTCGACCTGATCGGTCGCGGCGGCATGGGCGAGGTCTGGCGGGCCCGGGACGAGTCGCTGGGGCGGCAGGTCGCGGTCAAGTGCCTCAAGCCCCCGGGGCCCGAGCAGGACGGCCACTTCACCCAGGTGCTGCGCGAGCGCTTCCGCCGCGAGGCGCGGGTGGCGGCCTCCCTCCAGCACCGCGGCGTGACGGTCGTCCACGACTTCGGCGACGACAGCGCCGCCGGCGGCCCCCTCTACCTCGTCATGGAACTCCTGGAGGGGCGCAACCTCAGCCAACTGCTGGAGGACAACGAGGCGCGTCCGCTCCCCGTCGACGTGGTCCTCGACGTCGCGGAACAGATGGCCGCGGCCCTCGGCTACACCCACGACCAGGGCGTGGTCCACCGTGACCTGAAGCCCGCCAACATCATGCGCCTCACCGACGGCACGGTGAAGATCTGCGACTTCGGCATCGCCCGCCTCGCCCACGACATCGGCTTCACGGCCAAGCTGACCGGCGGCGGCATGGCCATGGGAACCCCGCACTACATGTCGCCCGAGCAGATCGCGGGCGGCGAGGTCGACCACAGCAGCGACCTCTACTCCCTCGGCTGCGTCCTGTACGAGATCGCCACCGGCGCCCCGCCCTTCGACCTCGGCGACTCCTGGTCCGTGCTGGTCGGACACCGCGACACCCTCCCCGTCCCGCTGCGCGAGCACCGCCCCGAGCTGCCCGAACACTTCGAGCGGCTGGTCCTCGACCTGCTCGCCAAGCGTCCCGAGGACCGGCCCGGCGACGCCCGCCACCTGCACCGCCTGCTCGTCGAGGCCCGGCTGGGCCCCGGTGGGACGGTGGGCGCCCCGGCCCCGCTGCCCGCGTGGGCCGCGGGGATGACCGCCGGGCGCAAGGCCGGCCTCGACGCCCGCCGCGCGAGCGGGGAGTGGGCCGTGCTCACCGGCTCCTGGACGGCGATCCGCGCCGACGGGACCCGGCCGATCGTGCGGCCCGACGCCGCCGCGGACCCGCGGCTCACCGCCGCCTACGGGCTCCCGCGCGCCCCGTCACCCGAGCCGGGCGACCCCGACCACCCCGACGCACTGGCCGCCGGACACACCCGCGCGTTCACCCTCAGCCGCGCCGGCCGGCCCGAGGAGGCGCTCGCCGCGTACGCGACCGTCGCCCGCGGCCGGGCCCGCGCGCTCGGCCCCGACCACCCCGACACCCTCGCCGCCCGCCAGGAGGAGGCGTACGAACTGGGCCGGCTCGGACGTCACCGCGAGGCGTACGAGGTCTACGGCGCGGTGCTCGCCGCCCGGGCCCGCACCATGGGCCCGCGCCACCCCGACACCCTGCGCTGCCGCCACAACCTGGCCTGCGCCATGGGCGCCCTCGGCCGGTACGCGGACGCCCACCGGATCGCCGCCGAGGTCGCCGCCGACCGCGCGGAGGTCCTGGGAGCCGAGCACGCCGACACGCTCCTCACCCGCTACGAGGTCGCCTACGCCCTGGGCCGCCTCGACCGCTGGGAGGACGCGTTGGCCGCGTTCCGGCAGGTCGCCGCGGTACGCGAACGCGTCCTCGGCCGCGACCACCCCGACGCCCTCGCCGCCCGCTACGAGGTCGCCATCGCGCTGGGCCGCACCGGACGCCCCGCGGACGCCGTCGAACTGCTGCGGACCCTGGTCCGCGACCGCACCCGCGCCTACGGGGCGGTCGACCCCGAGACCCTGCGCGCCCGGCACGTCCTCGGCGTCAACCTGGGCCGGCTGGAACGCTGGGACGAGGCGGTGGCCGAGGCCCGCGAGGTGGGCGGGGCGCGCGCGGAGAGCCTCGGCCCCGAGCATCCCGACACGCTGGTGAGCCGGCGGGAACTCGCCGTCGGGCTGGGCCGGCTGGGTCGATGGGACGAGGCGCTGCCCATCTACCGGGAACTCTCCGGCATCCGCGAACGGTCCTTGGGCGACGAACACCCCGACACCGCGCTCGCCCACGCCGACGAGGCACACTGTCTGGAGCGGCTCGGCCAGGTGTGCTACCAAGAACCATGA